The nucleotide window AACACCTCGAACTCCATGTCAGGGCAGCGCGCCACGGTTTCGGTGATGGCCTCCAGGGTGGTCTCGCGGGCCAGGTTGACCCTGCTGACCCCCTGATTTCCCCAGAAACGGGCGCTACGCCAGTTGATGGTGTTGGCCTGGGTGGAGAGATGCAATTCGCGCTGCGGCGATATCTCGCGCACCAGGTCGATCACTCCCGGATCGGCCACAATATAGGCGTCGAACGGGAGCCGGGACACTTCGGCCAGATACCGCTCCAGCTCCTGCAGGGCCGCATTGTGGGGATAGCTGTTAACGGTCAGATAGGCCTTGACCCCGCGACTGTGGCAATAGTCCAGTGCAACTGCCATCTCAGCCACACTGAAATTGTCCGCCAGGTTGCGCAGACCAAAGGCGGTCCCTCCCAGGTACACGGCATCGGCGCCGTAATGAATGGCGGTTTCAAGCTTTTCCATATTGCCGGCCGGCGCCAGCAGTTCGGGTTTTCGCATCAGGAAGGTTCCGGTTCTGAAATCAAGAGTTTGCGGGGTAGAGATGGTACCATATTCACCCCCTATTTAAAAGCTTTCGCTTGACAAACCCCGGAGGAATGCTTTTACTATTTTGAAACATCCGTCATATGGAGGGATTATGCCATCAGGTACCAGATGGAGCACCTGCGTCGTTATCTGTCTCACGCTCGCCGGCTGCGCTGCAGATGAGCTGGTGATCAAGCGCCAGGCAGAGGCGGAGGCGAAGCTCGAGTACCTGATTCAGGCCGACAAGAAGAGCGGGCAACGCCTTAACGAGCTCTCCGGCCAGATTCTGTCCCTGGAGGATCAGCTCAAGGGGTCGTCGGAACAGATCAGGCAGCTCCAGAGCACCATCCTGGAAGTGCGCGGCGGGCAGGACGAATTGAAGGCCCGGGTTGTCCTGCTTGCTCAACAGGCGGCTCCCAAGGTTGCAGTGGTCAACCAGGCCACAGCGCACAAAACAAAAGACAACGGTCCCCCCGGCGAATACGTCAAAGCATTCGGCCTCTACAGCACCAACCACTTCACCGCCGCCATCGAGGCCTTCGAGGCGTTTCTCAAGAACTCTCCCGACAGCGAATACGCCGCCAATGCCTCTTACTGGATCGGCGAATGCTACTACAGTATGTCGGAATTGACCAAGGCGGCAGCAGCCTTCCAGAAAACGGTCGACGCATACCCTAAAAGTTCCAAGGCACCCGATGCCCTGCTGAAACTGGGCTACACACTGACTACCCTCAAAGAGGGGGACAAGGCCACTGCCGCGCTGGAAAGCCTGATCAAGGGCTACCCCGGCAGCCCCGCTGCCGACAAGGCCCGGCAAAGACTGACCGCTCCTGAGCGGTGACGCCGCCCCACGGTAGAAACGGGAACATGGCAGCGGAAGTAAACGCCATGCCGGGGCTGGCCCAAACGCGATGATTCAAGAGGAGTAACCGAAGTGCATACCATGACAAACAGGTTGATCGCACGGTGTCTGACTGCACTGCTTCTTGCTCTGCCCTGCCTTGCGGTGGGGGCTGACCAGGAGGAGCCGGCTGTCTACGTAATCAAAAAAGGGGACACGCTCTGGGGGCTTTCGGACCGGTTCATCAAAGATCCCGGCTATTGGCCTGAACTGTGGTCGAAAAACGGACAGATCACCAATCCGCACCGCGTCTATCCCGGCCAAAAGGTACGCGTCTTTCCCGACCGGCTCGAATTCGTGCAGGAAGGAGATCAGAAGTCAGTGGCCGCTGCCAGGCCCGAGGATGCCGTTCAGAACGTGACTGAAGAACAGCGATTCGCGATTCGCGGAAGCGAAGGCTATTTGATGGAAACCGGCATGAAGCCGTTCGGCTCCATCATCGGCGGCCATCATGACCGGATCATCATCGGCATGGATGACATCGTTTATACCGATATCGGCGCGGTCAACGGCGTCAAAGGGGGCGAAAAGTTCTCCATCTTCCGCGAGGAAGGGGCCATCAGCCACCCGGTGACCAACGAAATCATGGGCAGGAAGATCGTGCCTCTGGGCACGCTGCAACTGACCGATATCGAACAGACCGCCTCCCGGGCCATCATCACCAAGACCTTCAAGGAGATATCGCCGGGAGCCTATCTGCTCCCGTACCGCGATGAGCGGCGCCGGGAGGTGTCCCTCAAGATGCCGTCCCGCCAGTTGAAAGGCAATATCGTCGAGAGCTACAGCGGCACCACCACCATCGCCGCCGGTGATATCGTCTTTATCGACCTCGGCAGCGTCAATCTGGCGGAGCCGGGCAACATGCTCTACATCGTGCGGGATGTCGATCTTGACCGGCGCTATACCGAAGGACGCGGGGCCACCCTGCCCCAGGAACTGCTGGGGGCCCTGGTGATCCTGGAAACCGGGCGAAAAACCGCCACTGCTCTGGTCATCAAAAGCATCGACGCCATCTACAAGGGCGACAAGATCGTCAGCCACACGAAATAATACGTCCCAAGACAGCATCGACCGGCCTTACAGGGCCGGTCTTTTTTTTCAATCATCCGTTCGGCATCAGAAAGGCTTGCACCCCATGCCTTTATTCGACGAACACCCGGAAGCATTCTACTGGATCGGCCTCAAGGCGGTCGCCGGGGTTGGCAATGTGACGTTCCGGCGCCTGCTGGAGCGTTTCGACACCCCCCGGAATGCCCTGTACGCAAGCCGGGACGCTCTGACGGCGGTCAAGGGAGTGACCGACAGCGTGGCGGATGCGATCAGGGGCGACGCATGGCAACGGTTTGCCGAGCAGGAATGCCGGCAGCTCGCCACCAGCGGTGCACGCCTGCTGACCTTCACCTGCGGCGAATATCCGAAATCGCTGTTCGAGATTCCCGACCCGCCCCCGTTTCTGTACGTACGGGGCACCCTTCCGGCCGGCAAGCCCTGTATCGCCATGGTCGGTTCGCGCAGGGCCAGCACCTATGGCCTGCTGGCTACCGGCCGTCTGGCCGAGGCGCTTGCACAGCATGGTGTCGCAGTTGTCTCGGGCATGGCCCGCGGAGTCGACACCGCCGCACACAAAGGAGCCCTTTTGGCGGGTGGCAGTACGATAGGGGTGCTTGGCTGCGGCATCGACAGGATTTATCCCCCCGAGAACAATGCACTGTTCGGGGAGATGGCCGAAAAGGGCTGCCTGCTGTCCGAGTTCCCTCTTGGCTCGCTGCCGCTGGCCGAGAACTTTCCCCGCCGCAACCGGATCATCAGCGGGCTGTCGCAGGGGGTGCTGGTGGTCGAGGCGACCGAGAACAGCGGTTCGCTGATCACCGCCCGGTATGCCCTTGAGCAGGGCCGCGATGTCTTTGCCGTGCCGGGCAACATCAATACCGTCACCAGCCGCGGCAGCAACCGCTTGATCAAGGAAGGGGCCAAACTGGTGGACTGCGTTGAGGACATTCTGGAGGAGCTGCCCGGCTACAACACGCTATCCGGCGAAACATCCCCGGCGCCGCGCAGTTTCGCACTGACACCGCGCGAGGCAGCCATCTATGAAATACTGGCCCGTTCGCCG belongs to Geobacter sp. SVR and includes:
- the ybgF gene encoding tol-pal system protein YbgF codes for the protein MPSGTRWSTCVVICLTLAGCAADELVIKRQAEAEAKLEYLIQADKKSGQRLNELSGQILSLEDQLKGSSEQIRQLQSTILEVRGGQDELKARVVLLAQQAAPKVAVVNQATAHKTKDNGPPGEYVKAFGLYSTNHFTAAIEAFEAFLKNSPDSEYAANASYWIGECYYSMSELTKAAAAFQKTVDAYPKSSKAPDALLKLGYTLTTLKEGDKATAALESLIKGYPGSPAADKARQRLTAPER
- a CDS encoding LysM peptidoglycan-binding domain-containing protein; this encodes MTNRLIARCLTALLLALPCLAVGADQEEPAVYVIKKGDTLWGLSDRFIKDPGYWPELWSKNGQITNPHRVYPGQKVRVFPDRLEFVQEGDQKSVAAARPEDAVQNVTEEQRFAIRGSEGYLMETGMKPFGSIIGGHHDRIIIGMDDIVYTDIGAVNGVKGGEKFSIFREEGAISHPVTNEIMGRKIVPLGTLQLTDIEQTASRAIITKTFKEISPGAYLLPYRDERRREVSLKMPSRQLKGNIVESYSGTTTIAAGDIVFIDLGSVNLAEPGNMLYIVRDVDLDRRYTEGRGATLPQELLGALVILETGRKTATALVIKSIDAIYKGDKIVSHTK
- the dprA gene encoding DNA-processing protein DprA; the protein is MPLFDEHPEAFYWIGLKAVAGVGNVTFRRLLERFDTPRNALYASRDALTAVKGVTDSVADAIRGDAWQRFAEQECRQLATSGARLLTFTCGEYPKSLFEIPDPPPFLYVRGTLPAGKPCIAMVGSRRASTYGLLATGRLAEALAQHGVAVVSGMARGVDTAAHKGALLAGGSTIGVLGCGIDRIYPPENNALFGEMAEKGCLLSEFPLGSLPLAENFPRRNRIISGLSQGVLVVEATENSGSLITARYALEQGRDVFAVPGNINTVTSRGSNRLIKEGAKLVDCVEDILEELPGYNTLSGETSPAPRSFALTPREAAIYEILARSPLHIDDIISQSELTAGDVSSMLLHLELKGAVIPLPGAHYAIS